A window of the Candidatus Bathyarchaeia archaeon genome harbors these coding sequences:
- a CDS encoding helix-turn-helix domain-containing protein produces the protein MEPPVKKPDSVVKLYDEKAGLYKFVMKDKGPLQSLEAIENALAKLGLSKNEIRVYVYLARTGMLKASEISEVISLHRTETYRILRDLEKIGLVSSVFEKPLKFVATPFEKTLDLLIESKKLRLQLLERKKGDLISLWVSLPKAEVEYSKKEVFQILEGEEQINLKAEEILAKSKSEICVFASDSDIVNFYHSGLLDKLEGVEKKDFSVRLLTNDSPKSKFFIKELKLNGVKHSPACPSGLSSFILVDQEQLLFLINKNGEAKDDVGEKKDKLAALWTNYEAFIRALRALFQELWSS, from the coding sequence ATGGAACCCCCGGTGAAGAAACCCGACAGCGTTGTCAAACTCTACGACGAAAAGGCAGGATTGTACAAATTCGTAATGAAGGACAAGGGGCCTCTCCAGTCTCTGGAAGCAATTGAAAACGCCTTAGCCAAACTTGGACTTTCCAAAAACGAGATCAGGGTTTATGTCTACCTTGCCAGAACCGGCATGCTCAAGGCAAGCGAGATTTCAGAAGTCATCTCGTTGCATCGAACCGAAACGTACAGGATACTACGCGATCTGGAGAAAATTGGGCTCGTCTCCTCAGTCTTCGAGAAGCCCTTAAAATTCGTGGCTACTCCTTTCGAGAAAACCTTGGACCTTCTCATTGAAAGCAAGAAGCTGAGACTTCAGCTTCTGGAAAGGAAGAAAGGAGACTTGATTTCACTGTGGGTCTCCCTTCCCAAAGCTGAGGTTGAGTACTCAAAGAAAGAAGTCTTCCAGATACTGGAGGGCGAGGAGCAGATCAACCTAAAAGCTGAGGAAATTCTGGCTAAGAGCAAAAGCGAAATCTGCGTATTCGCTTCGGATTCCGATATTGTAAACTTCTATCACTCGGGTCTGTTGGACAAACTCGAAGGCGTCGAGAAGAAGGATTTCTCAGTTCGACTGTTAACCAACGACTCACCTAAGAGCAAGTTCTTCATCAAAGAACTGAAGTTGAACGGTGTCAAACACTCGCCGGCTTGTCCAAGCGGCTTGTCAAGCTTCATCTTAGTAGATCAGGAGCAACTTCTGTTCTTGATAAACAAGAATGGCGAGGCTAAAGACGATGTTGGGGAGAAGAAAGATAAGCTAGCGGCGCTTTGGACCAACTATGAGGCTTTCATCAGAGCCTTAAGGGCTCTTTTCCAAGAATTATGGAGCAGCTAG
- a CDS encoding VWA domain-containing protein, producing MDLFEYVWLTSFQITKKNHEEIKILLRDDVKYSSLGREERGYVISLAKPKKRKDGKISYLGLIFDPKNELHKRLLWQTFKASVFHLSMHIAASDYEAYADWSKDKNIDSATFIVSMLEDAVVRAGLKTLWAPFINDVAIADALSYLKTKPAHLILNPALRFMTSLILSYTTGSVKGNVPSGMITSLSSIVASLNEIEKVVRNELARISTSDNDDVSGGISDLSLMQRLAIADVMYEALEKYGESSETPSLLYAENHGSNSIFFGSDVPSEQEIEGSLKGALRTLQQYVNGNGTQNFAERSLENEVSQVFSTWESKESTEKKILEGYRLLGNGSRFRSYEFPTEDFSEYIYGKALLSSPIRRVLDRLRLLKNLTGEDYRHEMGSLDMQEAIQVVASKSQRTDVFVRDELQSREDTWAILVDASRSLGSFTGEVRGITLCLSEVARSLFPSQNAWSAFAFSDKFYIIKDFSEGYNNRIRARIGGLGQGGMTYLTDALMLTAQALKKRTEESKLMVVVSDFFPSGNVGAEEVLRTSVKKIENSGIGVIGIGVQSRAVKNYFRINCVVSNPSELMKKFVNAFFEFSALA from the coding sequence TTGGACCTTTTTGAATACGTGTGGCTAACCTCATTCCAAATCACCAAAAAGAATCATGAAGAAATCAAAATTCTGCTACGAGACGATGTCAAGTACTCTTCGCTTGGGAGAGAAGAACGAGGCTACGTCATATCCTTAGCAAAACCTAAGAAGAGAAAGGATGGAAAAATAAGCTACCTCGGCCTGATTTTTGATCCCAAGAATGAATTACACAAGAGGCTTTTGTGGCAGACCTTCAAAGCATCTGTTTTCCACCTGAGCATGCATATCGCAGCATCCGACTATGAGGCGTACGCCGATTGGTCAAAGGACAAGAACATAGACTCGGCAACTTTCATCGTGAGCATGCTGGAAGACGCGGTTGTGAGAGCAGGCTTGAAGACTCTCTGGGCACCTTTCATCAACGACGTGGCCATCGCAGATGCCTTATCATACCTGAAAACGAAGCCCGCTCATTTGATTCTTAACCCAGCACTTCGCTTCATGACATCCTTGATTTTGAGCTACACAACGGGCTCAGTCAAAGGAAATGTGCCCTCTGGAATGATTACCAGTCTCTCAAGCATTGTTGCCTCTTTAAACGAGATTGAGAAAGTGGTTCGAAATGAGCTGGCGAGAATTTCGACCTCTGATAACGACGATGTCTCGGGAGGAATTTCTGACCTATCTCTTATGCAGAGACTGGCGATTGCTGACGTTATGTATGAAGCCCTGGAGAAATATGGAGAGTCCTCTGAGACGCCCTCGCTCCTATACGCTGAAAATCACGGAAGCAATTCAATCTTCTTCGGAAGCGATGTTCCATCTGAACAAGAAATAGAAGGCAGCCTGAAAGGAGCTTTGCGAACGCTTCAGCAATATGTCAACGGTAATGGAACACAGAATTTTGCGGAAAGATCGCTGGAAAACGAAGTCTCTCAAGTCTTCTCCACATGGGAATCCAAAGAATCCACGGAGAAAAAAATCCTTGAAGGCTACAGGCTGCTGGGAAACGGCTCGCGTTTTCGATCTTACGAGTTTCCCACTGAGGACTTTTCTGAATACATTTATGGGAAGGCGCTTCTCTCCAGCCCGATCAGACGAGTTCTAGACAGGTTGCGCTTACTGAAGAATCTTACCGGCGAGGACTACAGACACGAGATGGGTTCCTTGGACATGCAAGAAGCTATTCAAGTTGTGGCTAGCAAAAGCCAACGAACAGATGTTTTTGTCCGCGATGAACTCCAATCAAGAGAAGACACATGGGCAATTCTCGTTGACGCGAGCCGCAGCTTAGGATCCTTCACAGGGGAGGTACGCGGCATAACATTGTGCCTAAGCGAAGTTGCCCGCAGTCTTTTCCCAAGCCAAAACGCTTGGAGCGCCTTTGCCTTCAGCGACAAGTTCTACATAATAAAGGATTTCTCAGAGGGCTACAATAACCGCATACGCGCAAGAATTGGTGGTTTGGGACAGGGCGGCATGACATATTTAACGGACGCGTTGATGTTGACTGCGCAGGCTTTGAAAAAACGCACTGAAGAGAGCAAACTTATGGTGGTTGTTTCCGACTTCTTTCCATCAGGAAACGTTGGCGCCGAAGAAGTTCTCCGCACAAGTGTTAAGAAAATCGAGAACTCAGGAATAGGTGTGATAGGAATAGGAGTCCAGAGCAGAGCGGTCAAGAACTATTTCAGAATAAACTGCGTTGTGAGTAACCCTTCTGAGCTGATGAAGAAATTTGTCAACGCCTTCTTCGAGTTCAGCGCACTAGCATAG
- a CDS encoding AAA family ATPase, producing MTSSATTQTDKEESASLGFGHQGQKKQKGAVRFNETQFRTEVNNTKLLVSIRKPEQQQMSPLCEKYGASKYNLHPDYVFPESQSSLIPRNTPDFVDRGEKYVERIVRALYYFKQCALIGPSGTGKTHVVYIVAEIGGLPMYEINCGLQTSTYDLFGRYIGLGKENWIDGQIIMWCRNGGILYLDEANMMKQDVATRLNPLLDTRGHIVLTEKDNEIVHRHPCGTLIISMNPFSGEFAGTKPLNAAFRRRMAVWINFDYLSIGEKICPDEITLIQKRSGVPNDTATKIVKVGAELRRQYRNGELPYGPSPGDLMNWATLISDGSTPQITAEETIIGTTSDDIEIQGMVRRVVHAVFGSK from the coding sequence ATGACTTCTTCAGCTACAACACAAACCGATAAGGAGGAATCAGCCTCCCTCGGGTTTGGACACCAAGGCCAGAAAAAACAGAAGGGTGCCGTGCGCTTCAACGAAACTCAGTTCAGAACTGAAGTCAACAACACAAAGCTACTTGTATCCATCCGCAAGCCTGAGCAGCAGCAGATGTCGCCTTTATGCGAGAAGTATGGTGCCAGCAAGTATAACTTGCATCCAGATTATGTTTTTCCCGAGTCTCAGTCAAGCCTTATTCCAAGAAACACGCCTGATTTTGTTGATCGTGGCGAGAAATATGTGGAACGCATTGTGCGAGCCCTTTACTATTTCAAGCAATGCGCTCTGATCGGTCCCAGTGGCACTGGCAAAACCCATGTTGTTTACATTGTGGCTGAGATCGGTGGCTTGCCCATGTATGAGATTAACTGCGGCCTCCAAACCTCGACCTACGACTTGTTTGGAAGATACATTGGCCTCGGCAAAGAAAACTGGATTGACGGCCAAATCATAATGTGGTGTCGGAACGGCGGCATCTTGTACCTGGACGAAGCCAACATGATGAAGCAAGACGTGGCAACTCGTTTGAACCCGCTTTTGGACACCCGAGGACACATTGTTCTCACGGAGAAGGATAACGAGATTGTTCATCGACACCCGTGTGGTACCCTGATCATATCCATGAACCCGTTCTCAGGCGAGTTCGCAGGCACCAAACCATTAAACGCCGCGTTTAGACGAAGAATGGCCGTTTGGATTAACTTTGACTACTTGAGTATAGGCGAAAAGATCTGCCCAGATGAAATCACGCTCATTCAGAAAAGAAGCGGAGTCCCCAATGACACCGCTACGAAGATAGTGAAAGTGGGTGCTGAGCTTCGACGACAGTACAGAAATGGCGAGCTGCCTTATGGCCCATCGCCAGGCGACCTTATGAACTGGGCTACCTTAATCTCTGATGGGAGTACGCCTCAGATAACGGCAGAGGAAACAATCATCGGCACAACAAGCGACGACATTGAAATCCAAGGCATGGTTAGGAGAGTTGTGCACGCGGTTTTCGGCAGCAAATAG
- a CDS encoding methyltransferase domain-containing protein, with the protein MFIAPFVATPLPVVKHMLTVADVKPGEIVYDLGCGDGRVVIMAAQEFGASAVGVEMREDLAKQAMGKVSDMSLEGRVKIVQGDMFKVDLSQADVITLYLTTSANDKVKPKLEAELKPGARVVSHDYEILGWRPIKIDNFCENPKLGYPSHTIYVYRK; encoded by the coding sequence TTGTTCATCGCTCCGTTCGTTGCCACACCCCTACCTGTGGTTAAACATATGCTGACCGTAGCCGACGTTAAACCAGGCGAGATAGTCTATGACCTCGGTTGCGGCGACGGCAGAGTCGTGATAATGGCCGCGCAGGAGTTCGGCGCCAGCGCAGTGGGCGTTGAAATGAGGGAAGACTTAGCCAAACAGGCCATGGGCAAAGTCTCAGACATGAGTTTGGAAGGACGTGTCAAGATCGTTCAAGGTGACATGTTCAAGGTTGACCTGTCGCAGGCTGACGTCATCACGTTGTACTTAACAACCAGTGCCAACGACAAAGTCAAGCCCAAACTTGAGGCAGAGCTGAAGCCCGGCGCCCGCGTGGTTTCACATGACTACGAGATTCTAGGTTGGCGACCAATCAAGATCGACAACTTTTGCGAGAACCCCAAGCTCGGATACCCATCTCACACAATCTATGTTTATCGCAAATAG
- a CDS encoding DEAD/DEAH box helicase, producing METAEAKNPTVFDLLVKPIRRLIEQRGFSTPTEPQEKTMPKILEGKNVVLISPTATGKTEAAFLPVLNMLLTMAERPPGIKVLYITPLRALNRDMMERLQWWCNNLDIKLAVRHGDTETQERTRQSRSPPDILITTPETLQAILPGWVMRQHLQQVRWVIVDEVHEMADSKRGSQLTLALERLRWETGQDFQLIGLSATIGSPEKVAQFLVGTGRSVEIVKVPVARQTKLKILFPQATPEDAELASTLFTHPEVAARLRIIRQYIEKQKSVLLFTNTRAISEVLASRFKVWDVNFPVSIHHGSLAKPSRIAAEKGLKEGVLKGLVATSSLELGIDIGRIDLVIQYMSPRQVTRLIQRVGRSGHRIGRIANGIIIAMDSDDTLEAMVIARMAYEEQLEPVDIPDKPYDALAHQIIGLLMKKKRWYFNEIHEMFKNAYPYADLTTEDIRKVLTYMHTRFPRLAWVSFEDQLVLKPRRTKALYEYYFENLSMIPEEKQYLVVDESSDAAIGVLDEAFVAEYGKPGIKFIIRGSPWKITQVYGDKLFVKSVDDPTGAIPSWIGEEIPVPFEVAQEVGAIRGFVENKLKKGARPEDVAALLAKKYPAEADTVSRAVLETVEHVERGLPMPTNKRTIMEDWEEFVIIHANFGSLANRALAQLLGHMLSEQSGASIAVQHDPYRIFIQTMGTANADKLIALFNDLKKMPQATVQEMLTNATVKTGLFKRRMIHVARRFGALKKWADFSTVSLRSLMKSFEGSVIHEEALKEVFTKDLDLQRLLQVLGDIQTGKIEVVKIDNKGAASPVARVGVERVSMKTDLIPSERMKLILIESAKARLLNEVRTFACTQNWDYTEMLRLNDLPDKPTCPKCGSTHLAVLSREEEQTRSLVDKKGEKPTKSERKLLEQALETAELMKNYGKAAAVALAGRRVRTQDALNVLRKQHVLSDRFFELVIEAERDALKRRFA from the coding sequence ATGGAAACTGCTGAAGCCAAGAACCCTACGGTTTTCGACCTGCTTGTCAAGCCGATTAGACGCTTGATTGAGCAGCGAGGTTTCTCAACGCCGACGGAGCCCCAAGAGAAAACCATGCCCAAAATCCTTGAAGGCAAGAATGTAGTTCTGATTTCGCCAACAGCTACAGGCAAGACTGAAGCTGCGTTTCTGCCCGTTCTTAACATGCTACTAACCATGGCTGAGCGCCCCCCGGGAATCAAAGTTCTGTACATTACGCCTCTGCGCGCTTTGAATCGTGACATGATGGAGCGGCTTCAGTGGTGGTGCAACAACCTCGACATCAAACTGGCAGTCAGGCATGGAGACACAGAGACACAAGAACGAACACGCCAGTCGCGCAGTCCACCAGACATTTTGATCACTACACCTGAGACTTTGCAGGCTATTCTGCCCGGCTGGGTCATGCGGCAACACCTACAACAGGTGCGCTGGGTCATAGTTGACGAAGTGCACGAAATGGCCGACAGCAAACGAGGCAGCCAACTCACTCTAGCGCTCGAAAGACTAAGGTGGGAAACAGGCCAAGACTTCCAGTTGATCGGCTTATCTGCCACAATCGGCAGTCCGGAAAAAGTGGCACAATTCCTTGTGGGCACTGGACGCAGCGTTGAAATCGTGAAAGTGCCTGTTGCACGCCAGACGAAACTGAAAATTCTCTTTCCGCAAGCCACGCCGGAAGACGCAGAACTGGCTTCAACGTTGTTTACACATCCGGAAGTGGCGGCTCGACTTCGCATCATTCGTCAATACATTGAGAAACAAAAGTCTGTGCTCTTGTTTACGAATACAAGAGCGATTTCCGAGGTTTTGGCGAGCCGCTTCAAAGTGTGGGACGTGAATTTTCCAGTTTCGATTCATCATGGCTCTTTGGCTAAGCCGTCACGTATAGCAGCGGAAAAGGGTTTGAAAGAAGGCGTCTTGAAGGGTCTAGTTGCCACAAGCTCGCTGGAGTTGGGCATCGACATCGGGCGCATCGACTTGGTTATTCAGTATATGAGCCCTCGGCAGGTAACGAGGCTGATTCAACGTGTGGGCAGAAGCGGACATCGCATAGGTCGAATCGCTAACGGGATCATAATCGCCATGGACTCTGATGACACTTTGGAAGCAATGGTTATAGCTCGTATGGCTTATGAAGAGCAGCTTGAGCCAGTGGACATCCCAGATAAGCCATATGACGCATTAGCTCATCAAATCATCGGCTTACTCATGAAGAAAAAGCGCTGGTACTTCAACGAAATCCACGAAATGTTCAAGAACGCGTATCCCTACGCTGACCTAACCACAGAAGACATCCGGAAAGTCCTAACCTACATGCACACGCGGTTTCCACGCTTGGCATGGGTTTCTTTTGAAGACCAGTTGGTCCTCAAGCCACGACGCACCAAGGCACTGTACGAATATTACTTTGAGAACTTGTCAATGATTCCTGAAGAGAAGCAGTATCTGGTTGTGGACGAGTCTTCTGATGCGGCTATAGGCGTTTTAGACGAGGCGTTTGTGGCGGAGTATGGTAAACCAGGCATCAAGTTCATAATTAGAGGCAGCCCGTGGAAGATCACTCAAGTCTACGGCGACAAGCTCTTCGTCAAGTCGGTCGACGACCCAACAGGCGCAATACCAAGTTGGATAGGCGAAGAAATCCCAGTGCCATTTGAAGTTGCACAGGAAGTTGGAGCCATAAGAGGATTCGTTGAAAACAAACTCAAGAAGGGCGCTAGACCTGAAGATGTCGCAGCTCTGTTAGCCAAGAAGTATCCAGCGGAAGCCGACACAGTTTCGAGAGCAGTTTTGGAAACAGTTGAACACGTGGAACGTGGTCTTCCCATGCCAACAAACAAGCGAACCATAATGGAAGATTGGGAAGAATTTGTCATAATTCACGCTAATTTCGGCTCGCTTGCCAATCGAGCGTTAGCTCAGTTACTGGGACACATGCTGTCAGAGCAGTCAGGCGCTTCAATAGCGGTTCAACATGATCCCTATCGCATATTTATTCAAACTATGGGCACAGCCAACGCAGACAAGTTGATCGCGTTGTTCAATGATCTGAAGAAGATGCCACAAGCCACGGTACAAGAGATGTTGACCAACGCCACGGTTAAGACTGGGTTGTTCAAGCGTAGGATGATCCATGTCGCCAGACGGTTCGGCGCGCTTAAGAAGTGGGCGGACTTCAGCACTGTAAGCCTTCGCAGCTTGATGAAGAGTTTTGAGGGTTCAGTTATCCATGAGGAAGCATTGAAGGAAGTTTTCACAAAAGACTTGGATCTTCAACGACTACTACAGGTCTTAGGCGACATCCAAACTGGTAAGATAGAAGTCGTCAAAATTGACAATAAGGGCGCAGCCTCGCCTGTGGCACGAGTCGGCGTTGAACGCGTCAGCATGAAAACCGATCTGATCCCAAGTGAACGCATGAAGTTGATTCTCATAGAATCAGCGAAGGCACGCCTACTCAACGAAGTGCGCACGTTCGCTTGCACTCAAAACTGGGACTACACAGAAATGCTTCGCTTAAACGACCTTCCCGACAAGCCAACTTGTCCAAAATGCGGCTCAACCCATCTCGCTGTGCTCAGTCGTGAGGAAGAGCAGACTCGCTCATTAGTGGACAAGAAAGGGGAAAAACCTACTAAGAGCGAGCGGAAACTGTTGGAGCAAGCCCTAGAAACAGCTGAACTCATGAAAAACTATGGAAAGGCTGCAGCTGTAGCATTAGCTGGTCGCCGAGTGCGTACACAAGACGCGCTTAACGTCCTCCGCAAACAGCATGTCCTCTCTGACCGCTTTTTCGAGTTGGTCATCGAAGCTGAAAGGGACGCATTAAAACGACGGTTCGCTTAG